The Corynebacterium suranareeae genome window below encodes:
- a CDS encoding GNAT family N-acetyltransferase, with the protein MVERDFTIRPICEGDFPQVRDIYELGLETGHASYETSGPTWDQFTQSKIMDTVMVAVENNDPDFILGWVSAAPISSREVFHGVVEDSIYIHPQGQGRGVGGALLSALIEHCESNGIWSIHSWIFPENLGSAKLHQSRGFVKVGTMHQMARMPYGEMEGQWRDCDLWECLLSVPEKAPSA; encoded by the coding sequence ATGGTTGAAAGAGACTTCACTATCCGACCAATCTGCGAGGGTGATTTCCCTCAGGTGAGGGACATCTACGAATTGGGCCTGGAGACGGGACATGCGTCTTACGAGACTTCTGGTCCCACGTGGGATCAATTCACCCAATCAAAGATTATGGATACCGTCATGGTGGCGGTAGAAAACAATGACCCGGACTTTATTCTGGGATGGGTGTCCGCAGCCCCAATTTCTAGCCGCGAGGTTTTTCACGGGGTGGTAGAAGACTCCATCTATATCCATCCACAAGGCCAAGGACGTGGGGTAGGTGGGGCGTTGCTCAGTGCGCTTATTGAGCACTGTGAGAGCAACGGCATCTGGTCCATCCATTCCTGGATTTTCCCGGAGAACCTAGGTTCTGCGAAACTGCATCAGTCCAGGGGCTTTGTCAAAGTAGGCACCATGCACCAGATGGCTCGGATGCCTTACGGTGAGATGGAAGGACAATGGCGTGATTGCGACCTGTGGGAGTGCCTATTGTCCGTTCCAGAAAAAGCACCGAGTGCTTAA
- a CDS encoding 5-oxoprolinase subunit C family protein, translated as MSFKVISTGPQALFQDRGRFGFASSGVGTSGAFDRLSAARANHALGNDPNATVIEILLGGFEVEAQAPSSIVFTGTEAEVKVRTAGGQSKNATTNTIIDVAAGDRIRIEPATYGMRAYFGVRGGFLVEETLGSASTDLISHLGPAPIQEGEELAVGTDIADHRWWPKLRQLPVLWKRMPAETLTVIRGPRDDWFTQESLNSFFSQVFTVSNDSNRIGLRMEATTPLRRRQQGELKSEGMVRGSIQIPPGGNPVVFGPDHPVTGGYPVIAVLTARSCDRSAQLLPGDKVRFRLA; from the coding sequence ATGAGCTTCAAAGTAATTTCAACAGGTCCCCAGGCTCTATTCCAAGATCGCGGCCGTTTCGGATTCGCTAGTTCCGGCGTTGGAACCTCCGGTGCTTTTGACCGGTTATCTGCTGCCCGTGCCAACCATGCACTAGGTAATGATCCCAACGCAACGGTTATAGAAATCTTGCTTGGTGGGTTTGAGGTAGAGGCCCAAGCCCCCTCCTCAATTGTGTTCACAGGCACTGAAGCGGAAGTGAAAGTTCGTACTGCTGGTGGCCAATCCAAAAACGCAACCACCAACACCATCATCGATGTCGCAGCAGGAGATCGTATACGCATTGAGCCTGCCACGTATGGCATGCGTGCTTACTTCGGTGTCCGAGGTGGCTTTTTGGTAGAGGAAACCCTCGGCTCAGCGTCCACCGATCTGATTTCACATTTGGGTCCAGCCCCCATCCAAGAAGGCGAAGAACTAGCTGTTGGCACTGATATCGCAGATCACCGATGGTGGCCAAAGCTTCGGCAACTACCCGTGCTGTGGAAGCGCATGCCTGCAGAAACACTCACTGTCATTCGAGGGCCACGAGATGATTGGTTTACCCAAGAGTCGTTAAATAGTTTCTTCTCACAAGTGTTCACCGTGAGCAATGATTCAAATCGCATTGGTTTACGCATGGAAGCAACCACACCGTTGCGACGACGCCAACAAGGTGAGTTAAAAAGTGAAGGAATGGTCAGGGGCTCCATCCAGATTCCGCCTGGTGGAAACCCCGTAGTGTTTGGTCCTGATCATCCAGTGACCGGCGGTTACCCAGTAATTGCAGTACTGACCGCTAGGTCATGTGATCGCTCCGCCCAGCTTTTGCCAGGCGATAAGGTGAGGTTCAGATTGGCTTAA